A single genomic interval of Colius striatus isolate bColStr4 chromosome 9, bColStr4.1.hap1, whole genome shotgun sequence harbors:
- the LOC133626087 gene encoding UPF0598 protein C8orf82 homolog produces the protein MSEVFKMRQSCCGAFASLPAVLRLPGTLLPGPLRVSPRCRKKSGSVLPPGGNGPRCARRCHPVATGGIAAGTGSIPADVTFLTFFFTRLERNRSGRYEREFPFVSRCGAERNLLRCEHRPIVFTRLLPPDASSSASSCSRRAVLSFCGGGERLAVPFRPEALVMLPENGRLYHPAPGRAGGAGPVRSALALEWGSRFEYEQGPEQPPTHFWWEGKRYRLTGELVQLLRGGEGAGEAESGGAAGRG, from the exons aTGTCGGAGGTGTTTAAGATGAGGCAATCCTGCTGTGGG GCCTTTGCTTCTCTGCCTGCCGTTCTGCGTCTCCCCGGGACCTTGCTCCCGGGCCCGCTCAGGGTGTCCCCGCGTTGCCGCAAGAAGAGCGGCTCGGTGCTGCCCCCTGGCGGAAACGGGCCGCGGtgcgctcggcgctgccacccggtggcgaCGGGCGGTATTGCAGCCGGGACCG GGTCCATCCCGGCAGACGTGACCTTCCTCACGTTCTTCTTCACGCGGCTGGAGCGGAACCGCAGCGGCCGCTACGAGCGCGAATTCCCGTTCGTGTCCCGCTGCGGCGCGGAGCGCAACCTCCTGCGCTGCGAGCACAGACCCATCGTCTTCACCCGCCTCCTGCCCCCGGacgcctcctcctcagcctcctcctgctcccgccGCGCCGTGCTGTCGTtctgcggcggcggggagcggctggCCGTGCCGTTCCGGCCCGAGGCGCTGGTGATGCTGCCGGAGAACGGGCGCTTGTACCacccggcgccgggccgggcggggggcgcggggccggtgcgCTCGGCGCTGGCTCTGGAGTGGGGGTCCCGCTTCGAGTACGAGCAGGGGCCGGAGCAGCCCCCGACTCACTtttggtgggaggggaagaggtatcGGCTCACGGGGGAGCTGGTGCagctgctgcggggaggggaaggggcgggggaggcggagagcggcggggccgcggggcgggggtga